Proteins encoded within one genomic window of Raineyella fluvialis:
- a CDS encoding cyclophilin-like fold protein, with the protein MAPTEHGRTTRIRVRAEGVVLLGRLDDNPAARALVEQLPVTLTFRHFNAAELISPLHRPLPMAGMPAGADPSPQDIGYYAPSRDLVFYYGDVGFWNGIAILGSFESDLAALAHHDGDVTATVELMQ; encoded by the coding sequence ATGGCGCCCACCGAGCACGGCCGGACAACCCGAATCCGGGTGCGCGCAGAGGGCGTGGTGCTGCTCGGGCGTCTGGACGACAACCCCGCGGCGCGGGCGCTGGTCGAACAGCTCCCCGTCACCCTGACCTTCCGGCATTTCAACGCAGCGGAACTGATCTCCCCACTCCACAGGCCCCTGCCGATGGCCGGCATGCCGGCAGGCGCCGACCCGTCGCCGCAGGACATCGGCTACTACGCCCCCTCGCGTGACCTGGTGTTCTACTACGGCGACGTCGGGTTCTGGAACGGCATTGCCATTCTCGGGAGCTTCGAGAGCGACCTTGCCGCGCTCGCGCACCACGACGGCGACGTCACCGCCACCGTCGAACTGATGCAGTGA
- a CDS encoding FAD-dependent oxidoreductase — translation MIQKYEPRRGDHLLVIGFGPVAVRLVDELLPAVASGDLRLTVVGAESRVGYNRVLVGEYGVGRLDEDGLALLDLEDWTSRGVEVLTGTEVTWLDRSARQAHVVDTVTRTPATLDYDLVVLAVGARPNLPVLRGINPDPGAAALLPPGVTVLRTPEDAADLREAVARRGRVVVLGGGVLGVEVALAAHEEGCPVTVVHHRPWLLTRSTDAIAGAMLNGVLARHGVEVVTDAVAKEVLRDATGAFRALRLADGRTVEGDVLVLSCGVTPRTRIAEGAGLRVARGIVVDHELEADPEARVFALGDCAEVLCDDPSCPVCPARVGRGPMGLVGPGWRQAEWLARRLLAALRNDPGPLEPLVEEDVDSIRLKARRLDFGAGGLLAGEPWQPQPAGQGVALWVDGARGKLVKSVVRDGVVVGWISLGMPRAGAELALLHASGRPAPVDLSVLLRLDGADGGEEELTPASTVCRCAGVAAGTISEAISGGCSTVEEVRTTTRAGSGCGGCRGSVEKLLRELVPQAG, via the coding sequence ATGATCCAGAAGTACGAACCCCGCCGCGGCGACCACCTGCTGGTGATCGGCTTCGGCCCGGTCGCCGTTCGCCTGGTCGACGAACTGCTGCCCGCCGTCGCCAGCGGCGACCTGCGCCTGACCGTGGTCGGCGCCGAGAGCCGTGTGGGCTACAACCGGGTGCTCGTCGGCGAGTACGGCGTCGGCCGCCTCGACGAGGACGGACTGGCCCTTCTCGACCTCGAGGACTGGACCTCCCGCGGCGTCGAGGTGCTCACGGGCACCGAGGTGACCTGGCTGGACCGCTCCGCCCGGCAGGCGCACGTCGTCGACACCGTCACCCGGACCCCGGCGACGCTCGACTACGACCTCGTCGTGCTGGCCGTCGGTGCCCGGCCCAACCTCCCGGTGCTCCGCGGCATCAACCCCGATCCCGGTGCCGCCGCGCTGTTGCCGCCCGGGGTGACCGTCCTGCGGACCCCCGAGGACGCCGCCGACCTGCGCGAGGCCGTCGCGCGTCGCGGCCGGGTCGTCGTGCTCGGCGGCGGGGTGCTCGGGGTGGAGGTGGCCCTGGCCGCGCATGAGGAGGGCTGCCCCGTCACCGTCGTGCACCACCGGCCGTGGCTGCTCACCCGCTCGACCGACGCCATCGCCGGCGCGATGCTCAACGGCGTGCTGGCCCGCCACGGGGTCGAGGTGGTCACCGACGCGGTGGCCAAGGAGGTGCTCCGCGACGCGACCGGCGCCTTCCGTGCGCTGCGGCTCGCCGACGGTCGTACGGTCGAAGGCGACGTCCTCGTGCTGTCCTGTGGCGTCACGCCGAGGACCCGGATCGCCGAGGGGGCGGGGCTGCGGGTGGCCCGCGGCATCGTCGTCGACCACGAACTGGAGGCCGATCCCGAGGCACGGGTCTTCGCCCTCGGCGACTGTGCCGAGGTGCTCTGCGACGACCCCTCCTGCCCGGTCTGCCCGGCGCGCGTGGGCCGAGGGCCGATGGGCCTGGTGGGCCCCGGCTGGCGCCAGGCCGAGTGGCTCGCCCGCCGCCTCCTCGCGGCGCTCCGGAACGACCCGGGTCCACTCGAACCGCTGGTCGAGGAGGACGTCGACAGCATCCGGCTGAAGGCCCGCCGGCTCGACTTCGGCGCGGGCGGTCTGCTGGCCGGCGAACCCTGGCAGCCGCAGCCGGCCGGCCAGGGCGTCGCCCTGTGGGTCGACGGGGCCCGCGGGAAGCTGGTGAAGTCGGTCGTGCGCGACGGCGTCGTGGTGGGCTGGATCAGCCTCGGGATGCCTCGAGCTGGCGCCGAACTCGCCCTGCTGCACGCCTCCGGCCGGCCTGCCCCGGTCGACCTGTCGGTGCTGCTGCGCCTGGACGGTGCCGACGGCGGGGAGGAGGAGCTCACGCCCGCCTCGACGGTCTGCCGCTGCGCGGGGGTGGCGGCCGGCACGATCAGCGAGGCGATCAGCGGCGGCTGCTCCACTGTCGAGGAGGTCCGTACGACGACCCGGGCCGGGTCAGGCTGTGGGGGGTGCCGGGGATCGGTGGAGAAGCTGCTGCGGGAGTTGGTGCCGCAGGCCGGTTGA